Proteins from a single region of Pseudomonas sp. BSw22131:
- a CDS encoding acyltransferase family protein gives MGNVHNPALKYRPEVDGLRAVAVIPVILFHSGLHVFSGGFVGVDVFFVISGYLITSIILSEMMAGRFSLVTFYERRARRILPSLFVMMLICLPAAWLILDPPDFKYFAKSLVAVPVFSSNLLFWLESGYFDASAELKPLLHTWTLAVEEQYYVLFPLLLMLTWRLGRVWILALLAAGAVASLTMAQVGAAQGSSTSFYLLHARAWELLVGSFIAFYFSWRPRVEDARGPLNQWAALLGIGMIAYAVFAFDSNTPFPGLNALVPTLGAALIILFATPKTWVGAVLSSRGFVFIGLISYSAYLWHQPVFAFARQSTFKEPSAAVMLPLAGLSLLLAYLSWRYVEQAFRQKTTFSRKRIFTLGALGSVLFMAFGMAGYLSNGFNQRFNIDRALDSEFAETEVRSRCEHNADGKGRGIGFCLFGMANPHGTPDLAVFGDSHSEALLPAFDAAARGRAETIVHIGLGGCPPLLGLDVANGNYDPGVCTQLADREFEYVKSHGIQRVVLVARWTLYTDGDYGQSELSKYFLVSEQSRIKSREASRRVFTQALDRTIEAYRSIGTQLYVVAQVPQQTINPKNLYYRLARLADDPESQKLQLVNDVSVPLAKHGALQRYSRELFERHDERGRIKLVKLDDLFCKGQTCLIGDVSSFYQDFNHLNAHGASLIVGTLDARIFQ, from the coding sequence ATGGGGAATGTTCATAATCCTGCACTCAAGTACCGCCCCGAAGTCGATGGATTGCGCGCGGTCGCTGTCATTCCTGTCATCCTGTTTCATTCGGGCCTGCACGTGTTCTCCGGCGGTTTCGTCGGGGTCGATGTGTTCTTCGTGATTTCCGGTTACCTGATCACCTCGATCATTCTCAGCGAAATGATGGCTGGCAGGTTTTCGCTGGTTACGTTCTATGAACGCCGGGCGCGCAGGATCCTTCCGTCGCTGTTTGTGATGATGCTCATCTGTCTGCCAGCGGCGTGGCTCATTCTTGACCCCCCGGACTTCAAGTACTTCGCGAAAAGCCTGGTAGCGGTGCCGGTTTTTTCATCGAACCTGCTCTTCTGGCTTGAAAGCGGCTATTTCGATGCCTCTGCCGAACTCAAACCCTTGCTGCACACCTGGACGCTGGCAGTTGAGGAGCAATATTACGTTCTATTTCCGCTGTTGCTTATGCTGACCTGGAGGTTGGGGCGGGTGTGGATCCTGGCGCTGCTGGCGGCCGGTGCAGTTGCCAGTCTGACGATGGCGCAAGTGGGCGCCGCTCAGGGATCCAGCACCAGTTTCTACCTGCTTCATGCCCGCGCCTGGGAGCTTTTGGTCGGATCGTTCATCGCCTTTTACTTCTCCTGGCGACCCCGTGTCGAGGACGCACGCGGCCCGCTCAACCAATGGGCTGCGCTGCTTGGCATCGGGATGATTGCGTATGCCGTATTTGCCTTCGACAGCAACACGCCATTCCCTGGCCTGAACGCGCTTGTGCCTACGCTGGGGGCGGCGCTGATCATCCTGTTTGCCACGCCAAAGACGTGGGTTGGCGCTGTGTTGAGCAGTCGCGGCTTTGTGTTCATCGGGCTGATCAGCTACAGCGCTTACCTGTGGCATCAGCCGGTTTTCGCTTTTGCGCGGCAGAGCACGTTTAAAGAGCCGTCGGCGGCTGTGATGCTACCGTTGGCGGGGTTATCGCTGCTGCTGGCTTATCTGAGCTGGCGCTATGTCGAGCAGGCCTTCCGGCAAAAAACCACCTTTAGCCGCAAGCGGATTTTTACCCTGGGTGCCTTGGGCTCGGTGCTATTCATGGCGTTCGGGATGGCGGGCTATCTGAGTAACGGCTTCAATCAGCGTTTTAACATCGACCGCGCGCTGGACAGCGAATTTGCTGAAACCGAGGTGCGCAGTCGCTGTGAGCACAATGCAGATGGTAAGGGCCGCGGTATAGGGTTTTGCCTGTTTGGCATGGCAAATCCGCACGGCACACCCGATCTTGCAGTGTTCGGCGACAGCCATTCAGAAGCACTTCTGCCGGCGTTCGATGCAGCAGCGAGGGGGCGCGCAGAAACCATCGTGCATATCGGGCTGGGGGGGTGCCCTCCGTTGCTGGGTCTGGACGTGGCAAACGGCAACTATGACCCAGGGGTATGTACGCAGCTGGCGGATCGGGAGTTTGAGTACGTAAAGTCCCACGGCATCCAGCGCGTGGTGCTGGTGGCGCGCTGGACGCTCTACACCGATGGAGATTATGGGCAGAGCGAACTGAGCAAATATTTTTTAGTGTCTGAGCAAAGTCGCATCAAATCGCGAGAGGCCTCGCGCCGGGTGTTCACCCAAGCGCTGGACCGCACGATCGAGGCCTACCGAAGCATCGGCACTCAGCTCTATGTGGTGGCGCAAGTGCCGCAACAAACCATCAATCCCAAGAATCTGTATTACCGCCTTGCACGTCTGGCCGATGACCCTGAGTCGCAGAAATTGCAGTTGGTGAACGACGTGTCCGTGCCGCTGGCCAAACATGGTGCGTTACAGCGCTACTCACGCGAGCTGTTCGAGCGTCATGACGAAAGGGGTCGCATCAAACTGGTGAAGCTGGACGATCTGTTCTGCAAGGGCCAGACCTGCTTGATCGGGGATGTCAGCTCCTTTTATCAAGACTTCAATCATCTCAACGCACACGGTGCCAGCCTGATCGTGGGTACGCTCGATGCCCGTATTTTTCAGTAG